A portion of the Pararge aegeria chromosome 10, ilParAegt1.1, whole genome shotgun sequence genome contains these proteins:
- the LOC120627088 gene encoding uncharacterized protein LOC120627088, whose amino-acid sequence MSSSSRKKCLRSQTRETIAKVYEFLKIDARDILELVSDPVCSASPILISKLSEHLNSVRKRTAMAVGVSERTVTNILAEGKESDSKFKSPHKDRKKRLKKLELDNFNVDVIRSTIQNYHLEHRELPTLLKLKGIFQDKLNYDGSISTLRTALLKLGYKWRKTVDNRRVIIERHDIQKLRFSYLKNLLRYRQENRCIVYTDESYILTNHVQNKGWGNKDGPPLKRNLSKGQRIIIVHAGSEQGFVPNALLTYKANSVSGDYHSNMNAENYEKWLKERLVPNLPPNSVVVLDNASYHNVQNDRAPNSNSKKIEMQRWLTEKNIAFNQDMKKIELYDLIKKNKENYICYKIDDILQRYGIKVLRLPPYHPELNPIENVWGILKNYIASRNVDQNVTEIMKLINECLSQIDEGMWGNTCRHVQKKEEEYYRHFDMESEFIINLDESSESENSSFDFSSSDSE is encoded by the exons ATGTCTAGTTCTTCacggaaaaaatgtttaaggagtcag actCGAGAAACCATTGCTAAGGTATACGAATTTCTGAAAATAGATGCGAGAGATATATTGGAACTAGTAAGTGATCCAGTTTGCAGTGCAagtccaattttaatatcgaaactaagtgaacatttaaataGCGTACGGAAAAGAACAGCAATGGCAGTGGGGGTATCAGAGAGAACAGTTACTAATATATTGGCTGAAGGAAAAGAATCTGACTCTAAGTTTAAATCTCCGCATAAAGAccgtaaaaaacgtttaaagaagttagaattagacaactttaacgttgatgttatacgttccactattcaaaattaccatttagaacATCGTGAGTTACCTACCTTGCTAAAGTTGAAAGGAATATTTCAAGATAAACTTAACTATGATGGAAGTATTTCGACTCTGCGTACAGCTTTGTTAAAGTTGGGATACAAATGGCGAAAAACTGTGGATAACAGACGTGTTATTATAGAGCGGCATGACATCCAAAAACTACGATTTTCctacctaaaaaatttactcagaTACCGTCAAGAAAATCGGTGTATCGTATATACAGATGAGAGCTATATCTTAACTAATCATGTTCAAAACAAAGGATGGGGTAATAAAGATGGACCACCTTTAAAGAGAAACCTGTCGAAAGGACAAAGAATTATCATTGTGCATGCTGGTTCAGAACAAGGTTTCGTACCTAACGCACTATTGACATACAAAGCAAATAGTGTTTCTGGTGATTACCATTCTAACATGAACGCGGAAAACTATGAAAAGTGGCTAAAAGAACGTCTAGTACCGAATCTTCCACCTAACTCTGTGGTTGTGCTTGATAATGCCTCATACCATAACGTTCAAAATGACAGAGCCCCAAATtcgaattccaaaaaaatagaaatgcagagatggctgacagaaaaaaatatagcttttaatcaagatatgaaaaaaattgaactgtatgatttgattaaaaaaaataaagaaaactatatcTGTTACAAGATTGATGACATACTTCAGCGATATGGCATAAAAGTTCTTCGATTGCCACCATATCATCCTGAACTAAACCCCATAGAAAATGTGtggggaattttaaaaaattatattgcttcgCGTAATGTCGACCAAAATGTGACGGAAATAATGAAActcataaatgaatgtttaagtcAAATTGATGAAGGGATGTGGGGTAATACTTGTCGacatgtacaaaagaaagaagaagaatactatAGACATTTTGACATGGAGTCAGAATTCATAATTAACCTTGATGAGAGCAGCGAATCCGAAAATTCATCATTTGATTTTTCAAGTAGCGATTCAGAataa